In the Abditibacteriota bacterium genome, one interval contains:
- the folK gene encoding 2-amino-4-hydroxy-6-hydroxymethyldihydropteridine diphosphokinase: MEVPILLGLGSNLGDREANIARACSLLSPGVTVLRQSALRETEPYGYREQPLFLNGALYGTTSLTPSELLRWVKETEKICGRRETFKWGPRVIDIDIIFYDNIIYDSPDLVIPHRDLRQRPFVIEPALEIIPETERLHWRSYITGTA; this comes from the coding sequence ATGGAGGTCCCCATTCTTCTGGGACTGGGCAGCAACCTGGGGGACAGAGAGGCCAACATAGCCCGGGCCTGCAGCCTGCTGAGCCCGGGGGTCACCGTCCTCAGGCAGTCCGCCCTGAGGGAGACCGAGCCCTACGGCTACAGGGAGCAGCCCCTTTTTCTGAACGGCGCCCTGTACGGGACCACCTCTCTCACTCCTTCGGAGCTGCTCAGGTGGGTGAAAGAAACGGAGAAAATATGCGGAAGGCGTGAAACATTTAAATGGGGGCCGAGGGTCATAGATATAGACATCATATTTTATGACAACATCATCTACGACAGCCCGGACCTGGTCATACCCCACAGGGATCTGCGACAGAGACCCTTTGTGATCGAGCCGGCTCTCGAGATCATTCCGGAGACAGAGCGCCTGCATTGGAGAAGCTATATTACAGGAACAGCTTAA
- a CDS encoding YbaB/EbfC family nucleoid-associated protein, with the protein MAKGRNNYGGFGGGMNMQNMMKQAQKMLAEQEKIQEELNQKIYEASSGGGMVTAKVTGACALTELTIKPECVDPQDVEMLQDMIISAVNEAVKQAKAAEEAQVSQLTGGLNIPGLKF; encoded by the coding sequence TTGGCAAAAGGAAGAAACAATTACGGCGGCTTCGGCGGCGGTATGAACATGCAGAACATGATGAAGCAGGCTCAGAAGATGCTGGCCGAGCAGGAAAAGATCCAGGAAGAGCTGAATCAGAAGATCTACGAGGCCTCCAGCGGCGGCGGCATGGTCACCGCCAAGGTCACCGGCGCCTGCGCCCTGACTGAGCTGACCATCAAGCCCGAGTGCGTGGATCCCCAGGATGTGGAGATGCTCCAGGACATGATCATATCCGCCGTCAACGAGGCGGTCAAGCAGGCCAAGGCAGCCGAGGAAGCTCAGGTATCCCAGCTCACCGGAGGACTGAATATACCCGGACTGAAGTTCTGA
- a CDS encoding Gfo/Idh/MocA family oxidoreductase yields MSKKIRIGVFGAGRGSTMVGVMSQHPDAELVAICDKYRPALENCRALAEKYGEKVTLYEDFDQFLEHDMDAVVMANYATEHAPYAARCLRSGRHVTSEVLCMQNMAEAVDLIEAVEESGKVYTYAENYSYFRGTWEMRKIYRRGDIGEFLHGEGEYVHDCEPIWPQITYGERNHWRNWAPSTFYCTHGAGPILTITGLRPVKVTAYENPNRLNQTYTARKGDGCMLCVQFENGGTGKFLTGGYRRQQESIWYCVYGTNGQMETDRFGATVDMLHTWIHDKKEGNYYRPEFDTENDISRSTEGHGGSDYWTMQYFLDSILDREGKENAIDVYTAVDMTMLGTLGLKSLFNGNAPMDCPDLRIKAEREQFRNDYYCADPALAHLPGQPPCSCSFGDVDIPDEAYEAIRKKWQGE; encoded by the coding sequence ATGAGTAAAAAGATCAGGATCGGCGTCTTCGGCGCCGGCCGGGGCTCTACCATGGTGGGAGTCATGAGCCAGCACCCCGACGCGGAGCTGGTGGCAATATGCGATAAATACAGGCCCGCTCTGGAAAACTGCAGGGCCCTGGCAGAGAAATACGGGGAAAAGGTGACCCTCTACGAGGACTTTGACCAGTTCCTGGAGCACGATATGGACGCGGTGGTCATGGCCAACTACGCCACGGAGCACGCCCCCTACGCCGCCCGATGCCTCCGCTCCGGCCGCCACGTGACCAGCGAGGTGCTGTGCATGCAGAACATGGCGGAGGCCGTGGATCTCATCGAGGCGGTGGAGGAGTCCGGCAAGGTGTACACCTACGCCGAAAACTACTCCTATTTCAGAGGCACCTGGGAGATGCGCAAGATATACCGCAGAGGGGACATAGGCGAGTTCCTCCACGGGGAGGGCGAATACGTCCACGACTGCGAGCCCATCTGGCCCCAGATCACCTACGGCGAGAGGAACCACTGGCGCAACTGGGCCCCCTCCACCTTTTACTGCACCCACGGAGCCGGACCCATCCTGACTATCACGGGGCTGCGGCCGGTGAAGGTGACTGCCTACGAGAACCCCAACAGGCTCAATCAGACCTACACGGCCCGGAAGGGAGACGGCTGCATGCTGTGCGTGCAGTTTGAGAACGGCGGCACCGGCAAATTCCTTACGGGAGGCTACAGACGGCAGCAGGAATCCATCTGGTACTGCGTGTACGGGACCAACGGCCAGATGGAGACCGACCGCTTTGGCGCCACCGTGGATATGCTCCACACCTGGATCCACGACAAGAAGGAAGGCAATTACTACAGGCCCGAGTTCGACACGGAAAACGATATATCCCGGTCCACCGAGGGCCACGGCGGGTCGGACTACTGGACCATGCAGTATTTTCTGGACAGCATTCTGGACAGAGAGGGCAAGGAGAACGCCATCGACGTCTATACGGCGGTGGATATGACCATGCTGGGGACCCTGGGCCTGAAGTCCCTCTTTAACGGCAACGCTCCCATGGATTGCCCCGATCTCAGGATCAAGGCGGAGAGAGAGCAGTTCCGCAACGACTATTACTGCGCGGACCCGGCTCTGGCCCATCTGCCCGGCCAGCCTCCCTGCTCCTGCTCCTTCGGTGACGTGGATATCCCCGACGAAGCCTACGAAGCGATCAGGAAGAAGTGGCAGGGCGAATAA
- the dnaX gene encoding DNA polymerase III subunit gamma/tau, with product MGYISLFRKYRSESFGDLVGQEHIVRTISNFIATGKIPQAYLFCGTRGTGKTTVARILAKALNCEKGPTAEPCCQCPACVSIRNGNAVDVYEMDAASNRGVDDVEAIVDSVKYRPAELRYKVFIIDEAHQLSATAKDAFLKTLEEPPSYAVFILATTEAHKIPVTIRSRCQQFDFRRGTVESIGSRVAHVAECEHVTMTPEAVSLIARAANGSYRDSLSILEQVISFSGANITDKDVTGVLGLIEDDILFDISRAVRDRDAAAAFEYSGRLLSAGKDIRDAIPLIAGFFRDLLTVRIGADKTRGSRWEEQAARFEVQEIVRVMDVFLSAEQSLRYTTDARLVFELAFLKACAGAASPAAAPEVLPVRQQPRAEQPRAEQPKQETRPQPAEQPASAPAEKPVRVLQTKPAADKKERQAAGRSISIDNLRSFWKRYLNYVREKYRKEQLVKGAEKAVLRDYRDGTLFVSFAHTDGFICKLCIEEKKTLEQALEECYQFHINMEFETEPAPREAAPREADDARVVPPTPEGLETAPAPEEPPADREAVTVDNPRLTAEEPDNPLADPRYDDHPQLAEAKKLWPEAEIDTIYK from the coding sequence TTGGGCTATATTTCTCTATTCAGAAAATACAGATCGGAAAGCTTTGGAGATTTGGTGGGACAGGAGCATATCGTCCGCACCATATCCAACTTTATAGCCACAGGCAAGATCCCCCAGGCCTATCTGTTCTGCGGCACCAGAGGCACCGGCAAGACTACCGTGGCCAGGATACTGGCCAAGGCCCTGAACTGTGAGAAGGGCCCCACTGCGGAGCCCTGCTGTCAGTGTCCGGCCTGCGTCTCCATCAGGAACGGCAACGCCGTGGACGTGTATGAGATGGACGCCGCCAGCAACAGAGGCGTGGACGACGTGGAAGCCATAGTGGACAGCGTTAAATACAGGCCCGCGGAGCTCCGCTACAAGGTGTTTATCATAGACGAGGCCCACCAGCTCTCCGCCACGGCAAAGGACGCCTTTCTCAAGACTCTGGAAGAGCCTCCCTCCTACGCGGTGTTCATACTGGCCACCACCGAGGCCCACAAGATACCGGTCACCATCAGGAGCCGGTGTCAGCAGTTTGACTTCCGCCGGGGCACTGTCGAATCCATCGGCAGCCGGGTGGCCCACGTGGCAGAATGCGAGCACGTGACCATGACCCCGGAGGCGGTGAGCCTGATAGCCAGAGCCGCCAACGGCTCCTACAGGGATTCCCTGAGCATACTGGAGCAGGTCATCTCCTTTTCCGGCGCGAACATCACCGACAAGGACGTGACGGGGGTCCTGGGACTCATAGAGGACGACATACTTTTTGACATATCCCGGGCCGTCAGGGACAGGGATGCGGCCGCTGCCTTCGAATATTCGGGGCGGCTCCTCTCTGCCGGCAAGGACATCAGGGACGCCATCCCCCTGATAGCCGGGTTTTTCAGAGACCTGCTGACAGTCCGCATAGGCGCCGACAAGACCAGAGGCAGCCGGTGGGAAGAGCAGGCGGCCCGGTTCGAGGTGCAGGAAATAGTGAGAGTGATGGACGTATTCCTGTCCGCCGAGCAGAGCCTGCGCTACACCACGGACGCCAGACTGGTATTTGAGCTGGCATTTTTGAAGGCCTGCGCCGGAGCGGCGAGCCCTGCGGCGGCGCCGGAGGTCCTGCCGGTCCGGCAGCAGCCCCGCGCAGAACAGCCCCGAGCGGAGCAGCCGAAGCAGGAGACCCGGCCTCAGCCCGCCGAGCAGCCTGCCTCCGCCCCGGCTGAAAAGCCGGTGCGGGTGCTCCAGACGAAGCCTGCCGCAGACAAAAAGGAGCGTCAGGCCGCCGGCAGGTCCATCAGCATAGACAACCTGCGCAGCTTCTGGAAGCGCTACCTGAACTACGTGCGGGAAAAATACCGCAAGGAGCAGCTGGTCAAGGGAGCCGAAAAGGCCGTCCTCAGGGATTATCGCGACGGCACTCTCTTTGTCAGCTTTGCCCACACGGACGGCTTTATCTGCAAGCTGTGCATCGAGGAAAAAAAGACTCTGGAGCAGGCTCTGGAGGAATGCTATCAGTTCCACATCAACATGGAGTTTGAGACAGAGCCCGCGCCCCGGGAAGCAGCTCCCCGGGAGGCAGACGACGCCCGGGTAGTCCCCCCTACCCCGGAGGGGCTGGAGACGGCCCCGGCTCCGGAGGAGCCTCCGGCAGACAGGGAGGCGGTGACGGTGGACAATCCCAGACTTACGGCGGAGGAGCCGGACAACCCTCTGGCCGACCCGAGATATGACGATCATCCCCAGCTGGCAGAGGCCAAAAAGCTCTGGCCCGAGGCGGAGATCGATACGATATACAAATAA
- a CDS encoding NAD(P)H-dependent oxidoreductase, translated as MKVLILNGSPRAGGNTAAMCEAFREGAEAAGHTVELLQTGRMDIGGCRACEYCHGEGEGRCAVKDDMQKVYPLLAEAEFVVLASPIYYFAPTAQLQAAVQRMYALMRPEKTRRMALLLSSGSPGVYNAAVCQYKDMLSYLGIGNSGIITAHGRENKSPEKLEEIRAFARTI; from the coding sequence ATGAAGGTACTTATTCTGAACGGAAGCCCCCGGGCCGGGGGCAATACCGCGGCCATGTGCGAAGCCTTCCGGGAAGGCGCGGAGGCCGCCGGCCATACGGTGGAGCTGCTCCAGACCGGCAGGATGGATATAGGCGGCTGCCGGGCCTGCGAATACTGCCACGGAGAAGGGGAGGGCCGCTGCGCCGTGAAGGACGACATGCAAAAGGTGTATCCCCTGCTGGCAGAGGCCGAGTTCGTGGTGCTGGCCAGCCCCATATACTACTTTGCTCCCACCGCCCAGCTGCAGGCTGCGGTGCAGAGGATGTATGCCCTGATGCGGCCCGAAAAGACCCGCCGCATGGCTCTGCTCCTGTCCTCCGGCTCCCCCGGCGTTTACAACGCAGCGGTGTGCCAGTACAAGGACATGCTCAGCTATCTGGGCATAGGCAACAGCGGGATCATCACAGCCCACGGCCGGGAAAACAAGTCCCCGGAGAAGCTGGAGGAGATCAGGGCCTTCGCCCGGACCATATAA
- a CDS encoding DnaJ domain-containing protein: MDIDKNFYEILDIEETASKDTVKKQYHKLVRQYHPDIAKNLHDANEKFIALNEAYRTLKDDVLREAYDFGLAQAREYARQPHPAEEQQPEETIVIETPEMRRQKELQFSNLIETARGLIKQSKPNEADQVLEKALELKQNSAELWELKGDIHRSMRSFDVAMASYSKAAQLAGNNPAIREKLMDTVAERSGKPRKATSSTTSAKKSGGFFGKIFK; this comes from the coding sequence ATGGACATAGACAAGAACTTTTACGAGATACTTGATATCGAAGAGACTGCTTCAAAGGACACCGTGAAGAAGCAGTATCACAAGCTCGTGCGCCAATATCATCCGGATATAGCCAAAAATCTGCACGACGCAAACGAAAAGTTTATTGCCTTAAACGAGGCCTACAGGACTCTCAAGGACGACGTCCTCAGGGAGGCCTACGACTTCGGTCTGGCTCAGGCCAGAGAATACGCCCGGCAGCCCCATCCCGCAGAAGAGCAGCAGCCGGAAGAAACGATCGTGATCGAGACTCCCGAGATGCGGCGGCAAAAGGAGCTGCAGTTCTCCAACCTCATAGAGACTGCCCGGGGCCTCATCAAGCAATCCAAGCCCAACGAGGCCGACCAGGTGCTGGAAAAGGCTCTGGAGCTGAAGCAGAACTCAGCCGAGCTGTGGGAGCTGAAGGGCGACATACACAGGTCCATGCGCTCCTTCGACGTAGCCATGGCGTCCTACTCCAAGGCTGCCCAGCTGGCAGGCAACAATCCCGCCATCCGCGAAAAGCTCATGGACACGGTGGCGGAAAGGAGCGGCAAGCCACGCAAGGCCACCAGCTCCACCACCAGCGCCAAAAAGAGCGGAGGCTTCTTCGGCAAGATATTCAAATAG
- a CDS encoding 3'-5' exonuclease, which yields MAEKIAPVPRGERLDMLPDTYVCLDLETTGFSPRRGSEILEIAAVLTEDFRVVREFSRTVRPRGDIPPAITFLTGISREIVRFSGPIETVLPEFLELAGDLPVVGHNVTFDLGFLSYYSREVTGRYFLNPYVDTLQLSRSVFTPARCGGKVSHSLEALSERLEVEAMPSHRALRDVYATHQCYRALTAVIAGELLKEEQ from the coding sequence ATGGCTGAAAAAATAGCCCCGGTGCCCAGAGGCGAAAGGCTGGACATGCTGCCGGACACCTACGTGTGTCTGGACCTGGAGACCACCGGCTTTTCACCCCGCAGGGGCTCCGAGATACTGGAGATCGCCGCCGTGCTGACGGAGGACTTCCGGGTGGTCCGGGAGTTCAGCCGGACAGTGAGGCCCCGGGGAGACATCCCTCCCGCCATCACATTTCTCACGGGCATATCCCGGGAGATCGTCAGGTTTTCCGGGCCCATAGAGACGGTGCTGCCGGAGTTTCTGGAGCTGGCGGGCGACCTGCCGGTGGTGGGCCACAACGTGACCTTTGACCTGGGCTTTCTGAGCTACTATTCCAGGGAGGTCACCGGCCGCTATTTCCTGAACCCCTACGTGGACACCCTGCAGCTGAGCCGCAGCGTGTTCACCCCCGCCAGATGCGGCGGCAAGGTGTCTCACAGTCTGGAGGCCCTTTCCGAGAGGCTGGAGGTGGAGGCCATGCCCTCCCACAGGGCCCTGCGGGACGTGTATGCCACCCATCAGTGCTACAGAGCTCTGACGGCGGTCATCGCCGGAGAGCTGCTGAAGGAGGAACAATGA
- a CDS encoding biotin--[acetyl-CoA-carboxylase] ligase — MLFFHYDTVDSTMDQAAGLLPSVSSPFCVTARTQTRGRGKPGRKWHDTAAESLLITFAFPCLRPAGEYSFAAGLAVRRTLLGVCGLDTRLKWVNDLYAGGRKLCGILCEKASCGGAAYMTIGIGINVRSSAFPPGLRATSVLLETGRLIEPQVLTLPLSRELERCLELPFDEIIGEWSSHMLLLNERASVACGSSSVTGVIRGVDREGRLLVETGSGLQRLSSGTFL, encoded by the coding sequence ATGCTTTTTTTCCACTACGATACGGTGGATTCCACCATGGACCAAGCCGCGGGGCTGCTGCCAAGTGTCAGCAGTCCTTTTTGTGTGACTGCCCGGACCCAGACCCGGGGCCGGGGCAAGCCGGGCCGCAAGTGGCATGACACGGCGGCGGAATCCCTGCTCATCACCTTTGCCTTCCCCTGCCTCAGGCCCGCCGGCGAATACAGCTTTGCGGCGGGGCTGGCAGTCCGCAGGACCCTCCTGGGGGTCTGCGGTCTGGACACCCGTCTCAAATGGGTCAACGACCTGTATGCAGGCGGCCGGAAGCTCTGCGGCATCCTGTGCGAAAAGGCTTCCTGCGGCGGCGCGGCCTATATGACCATAGGCATAGGGATCAACGTCCGGTCCTCAGCCTTCCCCCCGGGCCTTCGGGCCACCTCCGTGCTGCTGGAGACCGGCAGGCTCATAGAGCCTCAGGTCCTCACCCTGCCCCTGTCCCGGGAGCTGGAGCGCTGTCTGGAGCTGCCCTTTGACGAGATCATAGGAGAGTGGAGCAGCCATATGCTCCTCCTGAACGAGCGGGCCTCCGTAGCCTGCGGGAGCAGCTCCGTCACCGGCGTCATCAGAGGCGTTGACAGGGAGGGCAGGCTCCTGGTGGAGACAGGCTCCGGGCTGCAGCGCCTCTCCTCCGGCACCTTCCTCTGA
- a CDS encoding exodeoxyribonuclease V subunit gamma, whose protein sequence is MSHTQDNGGSRTIFDQTMDDLAAAIRTANARGENLFDCPSHRIIIPSRINRTFIDLALARRGLAVTGVGYDTLDWSVLRLAKALEAENIEDNLTRRDVFAHLLMLLRPDRIDRLFEGVDGAGEAKQLLKAYMTGDEQGSARYSLAHVLSGIFVRYAEEAPGLLSQWQESSFHSDNPIEVIEACLYRQLLELGTLPAALTFGKELPAEVAGSEDPVPDTHILGYGYIPSTVLGQLNALGQKASITLYHEALPELHEDTSRPDDDCALLQGWNKVIAGEKANTEEYMSGAKHLHIVSVSDGRFGDESDPKQVISRSFGVTDGDIRDKVRVIPCPGPEREAEAVWTCVCNDLKAKDKDGHHLYSPEDICVLVCDPNKYYPHMERVFGRKEKTEVKPDENTCEKTDEKTKAKTLSVPFNLTCVRPGPGSSYLEGVKALFDLMGSRMERFRIEKLFTNPCFLNRQGLEYGDVTDWLGRMEANGVWEFFDAAHKGDDGDLLHTWKHSGRRYRLAKATRESRDGLTPPEDILHTGRDAALLSLAEPLWQELCALAALDREDRSAMRDENKIREAIDRVFEGVLTLLEHWLAPDKKEAGMARYVADRLNKFRTQCIQRNYVPYLRDLRYFLEITAEPMQFEHGQPFIGGVMTGHIKNITFPDFRILYLMGFNEDNFPGTEVPSSLDLTGGKREIVTQTDLNRFAFLRAVLWAADKVYITYDCKDRVKNAERFPSSCVTDLEKLLGISEEQPLSLFARTDLVKYGKDAPEREWTVPYHGEDLEEARALSGVVAKKPGVNTDTYSSAINDTAGLTTGLIREFLLDPGDFYLRRLLGLGDFDRDPDHSDFIPPATPSKAKWQYQRPAYLAYATAGGDKDEAAGSYDSEFRQQGKAPEGPLADIEKALLREDKAFEQIAKYGGSAQKAPLKPELFSEQTGKTYTVTGETHVFESEDMIRVFIPKKIEELRNRIEAYVAGAVYLLSRDDSLPFLPVHICGADKEYALCETCEQTDQIKRWLTGVCDAVTELDSFYSAPAEIIIVKEVKAKTDELPEHLRNKYYGIFPTLEKPDEDKELDRKVNELTALFEEKCRADLNKDKNPDHYWHYLLKEHPDRLVIPGAEELKAAAERLRPISELKEYKSK, encoded by the coding sequence ATGAGCCACACACAGGACAACGGCGGCAGCCGCACGATATTTGATCAGACAATGGACGACCTGGCCGCAGCCATCAGGACTGCCAACGCCCGGGGAGAGAACCTGTTTGACTGTCCGAGCCACCGGATCATCATCCCCTCCAGGATCAACCGCACCTTCATAGACCTGGCGCTGGCCCGCCGGGGCCTGGCCGTTACGGGCGTGGGCTACGACACCCTGGACTGGTCGGTGCTCAGGCTGGCCAAGGCTCTGGAAGCCGAGAACATAGAGGACAATCTCACCCGGAGAGACGTGTTTGCCCATCTGCTGATGCTCCTCCGGCCGGACAGGATCGACAGGCTTTTCGAAGGCGTGGACGGCGCCGGCGAGGCAAAGCAGCTCCTGAAGGCTTATATGACCGGTGACGAGCAGGGCTCCGCCAGGTATTCTCTCGCCCACGTCCTCAGCGGCATATTCGTCAGATACGCCGAGGAAGCCCCGGGGCTCCTGTCGCAGTGGCAGGAGAGCAGCTTTCACAGCGACAACCCCATAGAGGTCATAGAGGCCTGCCTCTACCGGCAGCTGCTGGAGCTCGGCACCCTGCCCGCAGCCCTCACCTTCGGCAAGGAGCTGCCGGCAGAGGTCGCCGGATCCGAAGACCCGGTCCCGGACACCCACATACTGGGCTACGGCTATATACCCTCCACCGTGCTGGGGCAGCTGAACGCCCTGGGCCAGAAGGCCAGCATCACCCTCTATCACGAGGCTCTGCCGGAGCTGCACGAGGATACGTCCCGGCCCGATGACGACTGCGCTCTCCTGCAGGGCTGGAACAAGGTGATCGCCGGGGAGAAGGCCAACACAGAGGAATATATGAGCGGCGCAAAGCACCTGCATATAGTCAGCGTATCCGACGGCAGGTTCGGAGACGAGAGCGACCCGAAGCAGGTCATCTCCCGGAGCTTCGGGGTCACGGACGGGGATATCCGGGACAAGGTCAGGGTCATCCCCTGCCCCGGCCCTGAGAGAGAGGCGGAGGCCGTGTGGACCTGCGTGTGCAATGACCTGAAGGCGAAGGACAAGGACGGCCATCACCTGTATTCTCCCGAGGACATATGCGTCCTGGTCTGCGACCCCAACAAATACTATCCCCACATGGAGCGGGTGTTCGGCCGCAAGGAGAAGACCGAGGTAAAACCCGACGAAAATACTTGCGAGAAAACCGACGAAAAAACCAAAGCGAAGACCCTGTCCGTCCCCTTCAATCTCACCTGTGTCCGCCCGGGCCCCGGCAGCAGCTATCTGGAGGGAGTCAAGGCTCTCTTTGACCTGATGGGCTCCCGCATGGAGCGCTTTCGCATAGAGAAGCTCTTTACGAACCCCTGTTTTCTGAACCGGCAGGGTCTGGAATACGGGGACGTGACGGACTGGCTCGGCAGGATGGAGGCCAATGGAGTCTGGGAGTTCTTTGACGCAGCCCACAAGGGGGACGACGGCGACCTCCTGCACACCTGGAAGCACTCCGGCCGGCGCTACAGGCTGGCAAAGGCCACCCGGGAAAGCCGGGACGGTCTGACGCCTCCGGAGGATATCCTGCACACCGGGAGAGATGCGGCGCTGCTGTCCCTCGCCGAGCCTCTGTGGCAGGAGCTCTGCGCACTGGCGGCTCTTGACCGCGAGGACCGGAGCGCCATGAGAGACGAAAACAAGATCCGTGAGGCCATCGACCGGGTCTTTGAGGGCGTCCTGACCCTGCTCGAGCACTGGCTGGCGCCGGACAAAAAAGAAGCGGGCATGGCGCGCTACGTGGCCGACAGGCTGAACAAATTCCGGACCCAGTGCATCCAACGAAACTACGTGCCCTATCTCCGGGACCTGCGCTATTTTCTGGAGATCACCGCAGAGCCCATGCAGTTCGAGCACGGGCAGCCCTTCATCGGGGGAGTCATGACCGGACACATAAAAAATATCACCTTTCCCGATTTCAGGATCCTGTATCTCATGGGCTTCAACGAGGACAATTTTCCCGGGACGGAGGTCCCGTCCTCTCTGGACCTGACCGGCGGCAAGCGGGAGATAGTCACGCAGACGGACCTGAACCGCTTCGCCTTCCTGCGGGCGGTGCTCTGGGCAGCGGACAAGGTGTACATCACCTACGACTGCAAGGACCGGGTCAAGAACGCGGAGCGCTTCCCCTCCTCCTGCGTCACGGATCTGGAAAAGCTGCTGGGTATCAGTGAAGAGCAGCCCCTGTCCCTCTTTGCCAGGACCGACCTCGTGAAATATGGGAAAGACGCTCCCGAGCGGGAATGGACCGTCCCCTATCACGGAGAGGACCTGGAGGAGGCCCGGGCTCTGTCGGGCGTAGTTGCCAAAAAACCCGGAGTCAACACAGATACATATAGCAGCGCCATCAATGACACCGCCGGGCTGACCACAGGCCTGATCAGAGAATTTTTGCTGGACCCGGGGGACTTTTATCTCAGGCGCCTGCTGGGCCTCGGCGATTTTGACAGGGACCCGGACCACAGTGACTTTATCCCTCCCGCCACTCCCTCCAAGGCTAAATGGCAGTATCAGAGGCCCGCATATCTGGCCTATGCCACAGCCGGCGGCGACAAAGATGAGGCGGCAGGCTCCTATGACAGCGAATTCAGGCAGCAGGGCAAGGCTCCCGAGGGGCCCCTGGCCGACATAGAAAAGGCCCTGCTCCGGGAGGACAAGGCCTTCGAGCAGATAGCCAAATACGGCGGCAGCGCCCAAAAGGCGCCTCTGAAGCCGGAGCTCTTTTCGGAGCAGACCGGCAAGACCTATACCGTCACCGGCGAGACCCACGTATTTGAGTCCGAAGACATGATACGGGTCTTTATTCCCAAGAAGATCGAAGAGCTCCGGAACCGCATCGAAGCCTACGTGGCCGGCGCGGTATATCTGCTGAGCCGGGATGACTCTCTCCCGTTTCTACCCGTGCATATATGCGGCGCGGATAAGGAATACGCGCTGTGCGAGACTTGCGAGCAAACAGATCAGATAAAGCGCTGGCTTACCGGCGTATGCGACGCTGTGACCGAGCTCGACAGCTTTTATTCCGCCCCTGCGGAGATAATAATTGTAAAAGAAGTCAAAGCAAAGACAGACGAGCTGCCAGAACACCTTCGGAACAAATATTACGGCATCTTCCCCACACTGGAAAAGCCGGACGAAGACAAGGAGCTCGACAGGAAGGTAAACGAGCTGACGGCGCTGTTTGAGGAAAAATGCCGGGCGGATCTGAACAAAGACAAGAACCCCGATCACTACTGGCACTATCTGCTGAAGGAGCATCCGGACAGGCTGGTCATCCCCGGCGCAGAGGAGCTGAAGGCGGCAGCGGAGCGGCTCCGGCCCATATCGGAATTGAAGGAGTACAAATCCAAATAA